The following are encoded together in the Mus musculus strain NOD/MrkTac chromosome 17 genomic contig, GRCm38.p6 alternate locus group NOD/MrkTac MMCHR17_NOD_IDD1 genome:
- the Olfr94 gene encoding olfactory receptor 94: MWLCNKTKTWACAEFIPYWRFLFVVVSGKTGFYYVALAGLELTEISGLCLPAQGPQHCLALNIFVSPSEPSWSFPPQANHSSAERFLLLGFSDWPSLQPVLFALVLLCYLLTLTGNAALVLLAIRDPRLHTPMYYFLCHLALVDVGFTTSVVPPLLASLRGSMLQLPRAGCMAQLCSSLALGSAECVLLAVMALDRAAAVCNPLRYTSLASPLLCRTLAGVSWLGGLANSAAQTALLAARPLCAPRCLDHFICELPALLQLACRGGRSATERQMFAARVVILLVPSAVILASYIAVGRAVWGMHSSSGWRKAASTCGSHLTAVCLFYGSATYTYLQPTHSYNQGRGKFVSLFYTVVTPALNPLIYTLRNKEVKGAALRLLRSLGRP; the protein is encoded by the coding sequence ATGTGGCTAtgtaacaaaaccaaaacttGGGCATGTGCCGAGTTTATCCCATATTGGAGGTTCTTGTTTGTTGTGGTTAGCGgtaagacagggttttactatgtagctctggctggcctcgaactcacagaaatttctGGCCTTTGCCTCCCAGCGCAAGGCCCGCAACACTGTCTAGCATTAAATATTTTTGTCTCGCCTTCCGAACCTTCTTGGAGTTTTCCCCCTCAGGCTAACCACAGCTCAGCGGAGCGCTTCCTACTGCTGGGTTTCAGCGACTGGCCCTCTCTGCAGCCTGTCCTCTTCGCACTGGTCCTTCTCTGCTACCTACTAACGCTCACCGGCAACGCGGCGTTGGTGCTGCTGGCCATTCGCGACCCTCGcctgcacacacccatgtactaCTTCCTTTGCCACTTGGCTCTGGTGGATGTGGGTTTCACCACTAGTGTGGTGCCACCGCTGCTGGCCAGCCTGCGCGGCTCAATGCTGCAGCTACCGCGCGCTGGGTGCATGGCTCAGCTGTGCTCATCGCTGGCGCTGGGCTCCGCCGAGTGCGTGCTGCTGGCCGTCATGGCGCTGGACCGCGCGGCTGCGGTATGCAACCCTCTGCGCTACACCTCACTGGCCTCGCCGCTACTGTGCCGCACGCTGGCCGGAGTCTCCTGGCTCGGTGGCCTGGCCAACTCCGCGGCGCAGACCGCCCTGCTGGCCGCGCGTCCCCTGTGCGCACCCCGCTGTCTGGACCATTTCATCTGCGAGTTGCCGGCGCTGCTGCAGCTGGCCTGCCGCGGCGGCCGCAGCGCCACCGAGCGCCAGATGTTCGCCGCGCGTGTGGTCATCCTGTTGGTGCCTTCGGCGGTCATCCTGGCCTCCTACATCGCCGTGGGCCGCGCGGTCTGGGGCATGCACTCCAGCTCTGGCTGGCGGAAAGCGGCGAGCACATGTGGCTCTCACTTGACCGCGGTCTGCCTATTTTATGGCTCTGCCACCTACACCTACCTGCAACCCACGCATAGTTACAACCAGGGCCGTGGCAAATTCGTCTCGCTCTTCTACACGGTGGTCACTCCCGCTCTCAATCCTCTCATCTACACACTGAGGAACAAGGAAGTGAAGGGGGCGGCACTGAGGCTCTTGCGGAGTCTGGGGAGGCCATAG
- the Ubd gene encoding ubiquitin D yields MASVRTCVVRSDQWRLMTFETTENDKVKKINEHIRSQTKVSVQDQILLLDSKILKPHRKLSSYGIDKETTIHLTLKVVKPSDEELPLFLVESKNEGQRHLLRVRRSSSVAQVKEMIESVTSVIPKKQVVNCNGKKLEDGKIMADYNIKSGSLLFLTTHCTGG; encoded by the exons ATGGCTTCTGTCCGCACCTGT GTTGTCCGTTCAGACCAATGGCGGTTAATGACCTTTGAGACCACTGAGAATGACAAAGTGAAGAAGATAAATGAACATATTAGGTCCCAAACCAAGGTCTCTGTACAGGACCAGATCCTTCTGCTAGACTCCAAAATCCTCAAGCCCCATCGAAAATTGTCATCCTATGGGATTGACAAGGAAACCACTATCCACCTTACCCTGAAGGTGGTGAagcccagtgatgaagagctgCCCTTGTTTCTGGTGGAGTCCAAAAACGAGGGGCAAAGGCACCTCCTCCGAGTTCGAAGATCCAGCTCAGTGGCCCAGGTGAAAGAGATGATCGAGAGTGTGACCTCTGTGATCCCTAAGAAGCAGGTTGTGAATTGCAACGGAAAGAAgctggaagatggaaagatcatggcTGACTACAACATCAAGAGTGGCAGTTTGCTCTTTCTGACAACACACTGCACTGGGGGATGA